A segment of the Spodoptera frugiperda isolate SF20-4 chromosome 29, AGI-APGP_CSIRO_Sfru_2.0, whole genome shotgun sequence genome:
TAAGTGATAAATGAAAACTTACCGTAgcttctttataataaaatttatgtttatCAAACACGGGCCCCCAAACGCATATAGGCTGCACATAATTCGTAAAATCGATGTTTATCACTTTGATGATTGCTAAATCTGATGTGGCGTCATCAATTTTGTAAGCTGGGTGCATGATTATTTGTTGTATCTGAAAATATTACctgttaaattactttttttattcaatgctttttgttttaatatctgaAGATATAGGCATAATGATTCCCAAACTAAGAACTTTTCGAAAAGCGGAAAATGATCAATATCCCACTGCGCGAACCAGGAAGGAAACCTGCAACCACTACACAAACACGCGGCAGacgacattttctttttaacttatTGGGTAAAAACTACAACAATCGGTTGAACCCCAGTCTCAACTCAGCGTCAGCTAAAGTCgactttacttttatttcatatGGTGGTTTCTCATTTTTGTCACATTTTATACTATTGGACtaacaaaacttaaatatttatgttacttACAATAGGCGTTTGCCTCCCAGGTTGATTGGTGTTTGTTAAGTTACTGACTACTCCAGCAACTACGGCGAGTGTGCTAAGATTTCTTAAAATACCGTTATTTGAAACACAGTGGGCAGCTggaaaacaacattttaataatttgtgaaacgtaaaatattatttatgacttcaaagtaaataatgtgttaaagTGTCTATAAAGTAATCGCCACCATCCATAGCTTTTGGGAATCAtggatttgaggattggggatcATTGCCCTAAAGAGAACCTCACTTACACGCGGAAAAACagcgcaagcgttatttcacttTAGTGGTATCTGACGTAGTCTCACTGCCGTCGTAgccaagcatggctctacctgggcggtttttagtcagtaagagtctgacactccctctcgcctcactcaaggcaagaattgtcattggatgatccctccccccttaaaaagccaagcatggctctcccacttaCAATAACTATACAGTTATTATTACTACATATTGTGCCAACCTTTTGAGAAAACTCACCAGTTAAAATCGCCGTTCTAGAAATGATATTGCCACCGCAATTATAATCCATTTTATTTCGACTATCCTTTAGGAAAATAGCTACGTGCCAGGGCCAGTCACCTTGTTGAGCGTCAGTTCTCACTGAAACCAGTTCTGTATGGTTAATGGGCCTTCTACCACACACATGGGCATGCCGTTTGCCTGAATGACTATGATTTACGTTCACTGGTATATCTCTCAGCGCTgcctaaaaaaaaaagtataatccTAGACATaactatttaaaagtaaatgcaAATCTGTTAACATGATGTTTGAAAATGATTCATTTTcggtattctttatttttaagaatgacCTAATTATAAACCTTTGAAAAGGttgttattaaagaaatgtaCATAAAGATGGTAAGATAAGATAGTAAAAAAGCAACACGATGTTGCTTTTTTTATCGAACATCAACATGACCAACATTTTTATGAACAagtagcttctgtcagcggcttcgcccgcgtttctgGAGGATATCAaatagcctatgtattattccaaaccataatctaatTCCGTTCTGAATTCCATCCTGATGACCATGATCTGCCTGTATTCTAAATTTTATCttaatcccttcagccgttttgatgtgattgagtaacacacacacacacacacacaaatatttgtataataattgtaagattaaaccttcaagaaagTATTACGGGTGTCCAAGAGCAGCCACAGTCATAGTAACGTCTACTCATTTACCCCTATTTAAAAAAGTCTTAAAAGTAATAATGGTAATTTACACACATACCTTAATTCTCTCATTACATAGAggaatattgtttaaaatcaaTGTATTGACGACAGGAACATCACTATCATTTTTCTTCAAATTTTCTGTAGTCACATTAAAGACGAATTTATTCAGTAGAAGTTGTTTTGATGATACCACTAGactatatttgtttgtttttcgtaCCGTGAACAAGTTGTTCGGATACTGTAAATAATTAACTAGTATTAGGAACtctatgtaaaattaatttatggaatattttaaaattgtatcataggtttaaaataattataaacatgaaaaaataCATCTAGTAAAACACAATTGGTAACTTTGGATAGCGATCACCATTATccaaagttataattaatttataattactaatagaagacattaaatattaacaaaaccTTTGAGAAGTTGAACCTTTGAATATGgtgtaaaaaagtataaataggtATGTAATAACTACAAATACTTACAGTATCAACATTGATTTTGTTCTTAAAAACGATCGACATAACAGCGTCGTTCATGTCATAAAGTCCAAAATTGACTGTACACTTCCAGTAATTTTCACGAACTCTATCGAAATGCAACAACCCCAAATTGCAGGGAACATATTTTTGCGTAGACACGACATTTTTCAGATACACGGAACCCGTTTCTCTTAAAATTGTTGTTACACAACACAAGAATAATACTTTGTCCCACATATTTGCGTGTGATTCGTAAAATGATTCGGAACACACTGTCTCTTATATAgacagaataataaataaacttatcaCAAGTCTACAACATACAGAATGtttgaaaatggaatgtttttcgatattatctactattttataactttttaaacttccAGCCGCAAtcactccagttcatccgtgatcatggcgcttgcagtATGGAATGTAAGTAtggaattaatttttaaatttattaatttttattcaatattcgaatagcggttattgaaatacatcaacctacagagtttcaactatgtaggcctaacagtttcggaaataaatggctgtgacatacggacggacggacggacggacagacggacagacagacagacatgacgaatctataagggttccgttttttttgccatttggctacggaaccctaagaATCGTTTTTAAAAACTAAGATTTTGTCATTCCTGTatacaaataagtttaaaaaaataaattgaagtgaAATTAATGTTGATTGTATGTTCAAATGAATCATCTTTGatgtacaaaaaaaaagcaaGAACGTAGCTGTTTTGGTGTAATTAGAAATGTAGTAATTTTGGAACATACTGTgtattataaatgaaactgACCCACAGGGTTTATCTGAACATTGACTCACATGACCTCATTCTTTGATATTGAGAGCAATTTTTAGTATAGCAATTTTCTTTAAGGTAAATTATGACATACTAACTACTCCCGGAAATCTCCGGGAATAATGACTcaaattcaaaacaatattaattcaaaacatattagtattcatacataaaatacatattccCAAGCGTTTGACACTCATGTTTACTTTTTAGTTACTTCTGCGTAAAAACTCTTTGCAACTTCATTATAGGGAACGTCAAACAGGATAcgtagaattaatttaatttaattataccaaaaattgcaataattcgatataattataagtacagAAAGTCTGTAACTTATGCGGAGCACGTCAAAGCATACCAACCGCTCCATTTTGAGGGTGAAATGAACACAACACTTTTAAGGGTTGCAAGTATGCATAAAATTTGCTTTCATAAAGCTTTTGACAAACCCATAGGCATAGTCATAACATATTTTTGAATGTAATGATCTAAGTTTTGACAACCctgcaaatatttattaattttgctgTCAAACTTGCAACTGCTTGGGTATTGCTATTATATCCTACTTCCTACTAGGAATTTCAAACTTTGTatgatagtttttataaaaatatgaagttCTGTATATAAACTtcatttattatagttttgatatttaattatatttattcggTTATATATATTCACATCAAATCGAAAAAACACTGTCGAAAAACGAAACTAGCATGTATTgttcaaaatcttttattttatccatCATTTGGCACAAATATATGAAAAGCTTATGAGCTAGCCGGGTAGTAATATTTTTCACGAAGGATTGAAATGTGATATGGGCACTGGACCCTATCAGACCCAAATCATTTGCGACATG
Coding sequences within it:
- the LOC118268505 gene encoding serine protease 27 isoform X1, which translates into the protein MWDKVLFLCCVTTILRETGSVYLKNVVSTQKYVPCNLGLLHFDRVRENYWKCTVNFGLYDMNDAVMSIVFKNKINVDTYPNNLFTVRKTNKYSLVVSSKQLLLNKFVFNVTTENLKKNDSDVPVVNTLILNNIPLCNERIKAALRDIPVNVNHSHSGKRHAHVCGRRPINHTELVSVRTDAQQGDWPWHVAIFLKDSRNKMDYNCGGNIISRTAILTAAHCVSNNGILRNLSTLAVVAGVVSNLTNTNQPGRQTPIIQQIIMHPAYKIDDATSDLAIIKVINIDFTNYVQPICVWGPVFDKHKFYYKEATMVGFGRTERNMASNILRSTHVKVQNDSTCTAFMEKYRKFLNDYTICAGNGPNITANPLNGDSGGGLVFSTMQPDHKISWFLRGVLSKCFGPPGATVCDARYYVVYTDVGPYYGWIYYHADLDFSDNVMVSYIN
- the LOC118268505 gene encoding transmembrane protease serine 12 isoform X2 → MWDKVLFLCCVTTILRETGSVYLKNVVSTQKYVPCNLGLLHFDRVRENYWKCTVNFGLYDMNDAVMSIVFKNKINVDTYPNNLFTVRKTNKYSLVVSSKQLLLNKFVFNVTTENLKKNDSDVPVVNTLILNNIPLCNERIKAALRDIPVNVNHSHSGKRHAHVCGRRPINHTELVSVRTDAQQGDWPWHVAIFLKDSRNKMDYNCGGNIISRTAILTAAHCVSNNGILRNLSTLAVVAGVVSNLTNTNQPGRQTPIIQQIIMHPAYKIDDATSDLAIIKVINIDFTNYVQPICVWGPVFDKHKFYYKEATMVGFGRTERNMASNILRSTHVKVQNDSTCTAFMEKYRKFLNDYTICAGNGPNINGAQ